The Sulfitobacter sp. SK011 genome contains the following window.
AGGAACCATCCCAAAGCTTGGAAAACCCGGCCGCTGTTTTGAGCGCGTTTTCTTTTTTCATACTGTGACCACCGAAGAACTGGCCACCTTCATCGGTCATCAAAGCGACAGACGGCGTTCCCGTCTCCAAACGCCGGTGGAGCCCTTCGATTGTGACATCGCTGATCAATATTGTGGGAACAAGCGGTGGTTCAGGAGCCAAATCACACTTTGAGTCTCCGGGATCTCCTTCAATAACCTCAAAGTCTTTATTAGATTTGCGTCTCTGACCTTTCTGGAACTCCAGCAACTCGGCTTCAAACACGCGTTTTGCAAGGCGGTACTGACGTTCCCGCTCTTGGTCCACGTCTTTAATTGCAGCTGTCGCCAACGCGTCACACGCCGATTTGCGCTCCCCAGACTTAGCAATTGTGAGCGCAAACAAGCTTATCGGCACATGCCCGCGAAGGGTTTCCACATCCGCAAGCCCCTGCGTAACGGTACTGACGACGGTCAATACACTTTGCATCGCGATCGCAGCCGGTGCTTGCGTCAACGTTGAGATACTCATGATGGGGTCAGCCAAAGGACCAAGCGCCGCCCATGGAACCGGCTCAGCTTCGCGCAGTTCGCCAAACAGAGGAACTGGTTCGGATTGGGGGGTAGAGGCACAGCTCTCCCCTTTGCTAAACTTACTAGTCAGCATTACTTTCTCCAGTGATTTTTCAGATGTGCCAGTGTTCTGGCAAAGCTATTTTGAAAGGCCGCTAGCTAAGGTGAGGATGACCGATTACAGCGCCTTTCAGACTGGGCCAGCGATAGCGAACTGCTGTGGTCCAAATACAGGTTGCCGATTAAACGACTTTCACAGCATCGACGGCGCAAAACTCGATCCAAGCTTCGATATCAGCGACGCGATACCTCACCGAACGCCCCACGCGGACTAAGCGGGGACCTTCTCCGCGGCCAATAGCCAGTTCGAGATAGCGTTTCGAGATGCCAAAGCGCTCTTCCACTTCGGACCTGGTAAGCAACCGGTCAATATTTTGGTGTTTCATCAGCAGTCTCCGTTTTACGTTTTGCTAAGGAGAAACTTGCAAAATTTCGTGTTCAATAAAACGGGTGAACCTGATTAATACTTAGGGGGTTTGATTTATCTTATTGATTTTTATGTATATTAATAATTTCTGCGGCCGCTCTTCTTCATATCGGGGATGTTTGCGTCTTTCCAAACCATCTTGGCAGCGTTCTTGCTTAGCCCAAAATTTTTCACCATTTCCTGGAGAAACCAATCCTTCTTTTGTATTGATTCGCGGTCACTTCGGCTCGCGTAACATTCCTCTAGCCAACGCAATGCATCTCTGGATGCTTTGCGGGCTCCTTTATCGAGCGGCCCGCCCGCTGCAGCAAACCATGTCTTTGGGAGATCTGCAGCGAAAACGAAACTGTAGCGGTCATTCAAAATATATTGATAGGGCTCTCTTTGCCATCGGGCTGGTGGCGTGATCCCATGGTCCGGACAGAATACTAATATCCGCCCCTCACGCAGACATTTTTGAGTAAAGGCATTCTGGGAGTGCTTCAACCTCTCGAGTTCCTCACCAAATCTCACCCATTCTGGTCCGATCATGCGATAATGGTAAGGCAAACCTGGTTGGGTAGGGCCGTGCGCGGGTAGCAGGCCAAGTTCTCTTCTGTCTTCGTTTGAATAGCGTTCGCGGGCACATTTAGATGGCGATGTGTTTTTTAGATTCCGCAATATTGCTTCTAGTTGAGCAAAGATGTTCACTGTGCGCCTGGATTTACAAAGCAGCACATTCCAGACATGCGGTACAAGGTCTGTATCGAACCAGCGTATCTCGCATTCCTCAACCAAAGAATTGAGTCGACCACCATCGAGTAACTTGGATTGGGTTTTCTCTAGCAGCTTTGGTTCGGTGACTGATGGACCAATCAGATCAACTTGATGCAAGAGATCGCTGAGGCCCTCGATTAAACTAAAAGGTGGAAATTCTTGTACCGGATCCAATTCGACAGCGCATTCGGATATCAGTCTGAGGGCCGTCTGATCAGACAAGGAAATGCGCATACCTTTGTGGACGGGTTGATCCTCTACATGCCCGTGATCTAAGGCTATAACTGAAACTTGAGTACTTGGCTTATCTACCATTGCGCACCTGTCCTCTTGACCAACTCATCGCATCCCATTTGCATAGCTGGGCGAAGCGCGTCCAAAGATGGACGTACATACCTTCTGCCCGTAATCGAAAGTGGGGTGTGGTTGAGAAGCCGCCCTACTATCTCTTCCAGCACACCAGCTTCCATCGCCACAGTTGCGAATGTCCTGCGATGCATATGCGGGTTGTACTTTAGCCTTTCAGGCTTTGTTATATGTCCCATCACCGACTTTGGAGACGGAAACACCCATTTTCGGCCGAGTGGGCGCAGCGGGGCCAAAATCTCATGGTGCAATTGGAAGATCGGCAAGTCAAAACTCCGGCCGTTCTTTGTCATCGGAAGATGGATGCGATCTTCCTGAATTTGCTGCCATTGCAGCGTAAGCGCCTCAGTTTTCCTGAGACCTGTGAATAGGAGAAGCTCATAGAACACGCGATGTATTGGGTTGTCCAAGCCATCGATTGTGGCCCGCCAATCCTTTAGGTCATTGATGATCCGACCGTCTGGGTTATCCTCGAACCATTCTATTGCTATCGCCGGGCATTCCCCCAGATCGCACGTCCGACGGGCATGGTTGTAGATTGCACGAAAGCTCCGAAGCACATGATTGGCAGCGGATGGCGTTTTAGCCATTTCCTGATGGCGACGGACAACCATTGCTTTGCTGATCTCGTCAAGTGGCAGTCGCAACCAGTCTTTGAGATGGAGTTCTATTTGCTGACGTGTTCCGCTCTTATGGGCATCAGATCGAAGCTTCGGGCGGGCTAAATATACTTCCATCGCAGCCACAAGCGTCGGCGCTCCAATCTGGGCCACCTTCCCTGCCCCCCTCCCCATCTCCAGCGCAAACCCAAGGGCCGTCTGTCGTGCAGCACCCGCCGAGATGGTGGGAAATCGGCCGAGCAGAATGCGCTTGGTCTGACCGCCAACGTCTTTCTGGAAATACCAGGTTTTGGAGCGCTTCCCGACGAAGAGCACCAGACCTCTGATTTCGGCATCCCAATACTTGTCCGTACCGGCTTTCGCGTGTGGTAGCTTCTTGGCAAACGTCTCTGTGAGCTTTGGCATTCTTTGTCGGCCTTTTGTAGGTAACGGTATGCAAATCAGTGCTACACCATGCAACTCTACGTAAGATAAAAGTCAACAAAAATAAAGACTAAGATACTATATGATACTGTGAGAAATTCAGAAGCTTTGTTTGGAAGGCTAAGGTCTTACCACTACACAACGCCCGCTCTGTGATTTGATCTAGTATTTCACGGTACTTGAATGGTCAAGTGTCGGCAGTTCGCATCACCATTTTCGGCAGCCATCAGTTTATAGAAGAAGGATATACAAAAAGACGCGTTTCCGTGCTAGGTTTCAAAGAACATTTTGAATAAATTCATTCATTTCGAGGGTATTGCAATGGCTGAACATACAGACGGACCTGTGCCATTTGCCGCTGATATTTTTGCCGGCGCTGGGCTTGGGTTGCTGTTGGGTTCTGTTATGGGGCTGTCCGTCACGCCGGTGGTGGCCATCGTGATCGGTGCGCTCACGTCAGTTTTGGCAGTGTTTTTGGGGCTGGACGGCAAGGGCAGCCTGACCAAACTGCCCAAAGTCAACGCGGTCAGGATTGGCGCTTTTGGCTTTGCCACTGTCGCGGGTTTGGCTTTGGGGTTGCACGTCCGGATCAACAACCCAATTGCTGTCGATCCCAGTGTTGCGCTGGCCCGTTGGGATGCGGCCTTTCCCGACAATGCGACGCTGGCCAGACAAATGATGGTCTATGAACGCACTGCGATTGTGCCTGCAACCCTCGCGTTTCAAGACAGCAAGTCTGCAACAAATGTGACAACCGACCCCACAGCGGCAGGTGCCAAACAGGCGGTCCTGTTTCTTACCTTGTCGAAGTTCGATGCCTGCTCTCGCCTTGATCCGGCGCGTTTTGCCACGCCCGCCGATGTCCTCGCCGCCTATAATCGCGACGATGTCCCTGATCTTGTGCGCGCATTTGCAGAGCAGATGAAGGGAACCGAAGAAGGCGATTTAGAAGCCAGGTTAGAGCTTGCCCATGGGGTATTGTGCCGGATGCAAGATCTGGGCGACGCGAAATGAGCCGGTGGCTCGTATTGCTCCTTCTTTGCATTTCGATGCCGACTGTCTTGCTTTCGCAATCCAAAGGAAAAGCCTCGCATTCTGTTGTGCAAATCCGTTGCGCGACACCTGATGGGGATATGAAAGCCACTGGTTTCATATGGCCTGAACCCGGATATGTCGTGACAGCATTGCATGCGATTGCTGGCTGCGCGCCGGGCAAGGGGCTGGTTTACAGCGAGAGCGCCAAAAAGGAGACCCTGATCGCAACGTACCTGACCGCTGATCTTGAAGGGGATCTGGCCTTGCTGAAGTTGGAAGACGATCTGGGTCTGCCAGCGTTGATGATATCAGATATGCAGCCGGCGCTAACAGACGCCCATATTGTCTGGGGCTATCCACTGGCCGCAGAACAGATGATCGGGCTGCGGATCGAATTCGCGCTGGGTCTGGATGCGGGTGCGACGACATTGGGTCGGGCATTTTCATCTGCAGATCTGGCGAAACTCTTTCGAAATCAGGGCTACCCGAAGCGCAATACTCAAATCCTGCGCGTCACAACCACCATACAGCCCGGCCATTCCGGCGCACCTATTCTCGACCCCAAAGGGCGGGTCGTTGCAATTGCTGATGGTGGACTTTTGGGCGGCTGGCGTGGGATCAACTGGTCTGTTCCGGCCGGTGTCTATCTCCCTGATCTGCCAAATTCGACCGACCCCTTCCCCAGCACAATCTCCGAGCAGGCCAATCTTTTCAGCGCCATGACAGTGCGCGATCCGATCACCGTGGCCTTGGGCCAGACCACCCCCAAGTATCGAACAGATCAGGATGGTCCGGCGCATGCCGGATCGGTTCCTTTCCCGGTTGCTTTGGATGCCTATGGCATTGCTGAGGACGAAGATCTGTCTTGGATCATCGATGATTTGATCGACATGCTGCCAACTCAAAAATCAAGAGACCTGCTAATGCTGACCGGGCTTTTGCCTGCGGGTGCCGACCAGCCCATCTTTGTCCCCGAACGCGTGAAATTCACTTACGATCCAGCATTTGGGTCCATTGAGGCCCTCAGCACGGATGGGTCTGTCCGCCAAGTAACGGTGAGCTATGAAGGAGATGATTTTGAAGACGCCCTTGCAAAGGGGTCGGCGCTACTGGTCGACAAACTCACAGCACTTGGCATCGACGCCCGGACTGTCACCGTTCCGGAAAACGAAATCGACCGACAGCTTGAATTTGTCAACTATGTTGCCCCCTTCGGCGAGACGGACAGCCCGTTGGCCACGAATTTCACTGTTCAGGTCAATGGCCCGCATTTTTCAGGGCGCGCCTTACACCGCACAAAGACAACCAAGGACATGACGGACACCGATTACATCGACTACTTGATGATGGATTTTGCGACCTTCGATCTCAACAGTCTTGCCCCGCTTGAGAATGAAATCTGGGACCGCCTGGACCCGGATGACCTTCAGATTGAGCAGAACGCGGAAGAGCCAAGCGCGCTGACACTGGTGCGCCGCATCCCGCTTGCAAATGTGGCACTGGAATTTGTCGAAGCACAGGATTTCGAGTGGAAAGAAAGTCTGGTCGGACTCAAAGAGCAACTGGATGATCCTGGCGATTTTGATGCTCTGGCTTTTGACATTTACGAGGATCGCCTCACCGGAGCGACCATTGCCGTGCCATCGGGATTGCCGCTGGCGTGGGATCCTGCACTGGGTGCTGTCAAGACCAGCATTGGTGACGGAAGCGTGGAACTTGCGATTGCCGTGGAACGGACGGCGGATTTGGCGACAGCTGCGGACAGAAAGCTAGCAAAGTTTGTCGAACAAATTTCAACGCATGCGGCTTGGACAGACCAAAAACCAACAGATTGCAAATTGGTGGAGGTGCCAGACGACGACTTGGCCACCTGTTGGGGGTACTTCGAGGGTACCGACCGCACGACTGACGAATTTGCGGATCTCTATCTGGCTCTTGATGTGCGCAACAACGTTCTTTTGGGGACGTCGGTCTACATCGTGGGCAAGGAAGAAGACCTGACCAAGCAAGAAGCCATCACGTATCGGATGATGCTGATTGCAGCAGAACATCTGACGGATTTTGCTGCAAAATAGAGCCCCTCGCACCGATCTGCGCGCGTATCAGATGGCCGCCAAGAATGTTGGTATCTCAGCGCATGATTTGATATACTGAACGGATATTCTGAAAAGTAATTGTTCGAATGCCACGGAAGTGGCGACCCAATCTTTTTCGTTGGCTCGGTTGCATTGCTGACATTTAATCGGAAACGACAAGGGAATATTAGTATGACTTCAAATGAGATTAAAAATTTCTTCACCTTTCGACCTATGTCTTTGGACGATATTTCGACGTTCGCGGAATGGTTTTTGGATTTTAATGACGTGGCGATGTTTGAACGGAATATGCCTGTTCCCAAAAACGAAGACGCGCTGCGAGAAAGCTGGCGAAAATCGCTGGAGTATGCGGCGATACCGGGTGCATTCTGGTTCGTTGCGGTCAGCGCGGATGGCCAGCCCGCCGGTATCGCTGGGTTGGAAGCAGTCAATTACATACACGGTGACGCAATTGTACCCTGCTTCATCGGGCCGCAGTTTCGCAAGAAAGGTCTTGCAACAGCGATGTCAATCAGTCTTTTGGATCTGGCCTTCAGGCAGCTAAGGTTGTTCAGGCTGACAACATTTTATAGAGAAGATAACTTAGGGACGCGGTCCACGCTGTTGTCGTTAGGCTTTGAAGAAGAAGGGCGGTTTCGGGGCGGGTGGTATACGGACGGTCAAAGGCAGGATGTCGTGATTGCCGGGCTTCTGGGATCTGAATGGGACCAAAGGCGGCAATCCGTACTCGACAATTTGAGGCAAAACCACAACGTCATTCTTAAACAAACAAGTTGGAAATCCACAGGTGAATAAGGTCAAGACCATCCCCCGTTCTTCGGAACGCAAGAAACGGCGTCTCGTCGCCATTGTTTTTGCTGATATTGCGAATTTCAGCAAGATGATGAGCGTCGACGAGGAGAGAACCACCGACGCGGTGAGAGAGCGGCTGGCCATATTCCGAAGTGAAATCGGTGACTTTTCGGGTGAAATGAAAGGGTCAGCCGGAGACAGCGCCTTCATGATTTTTGAAAGCGCAGTGGATGCTGTCACTTTTGCGGTCAAAATGCAGAACATTTGCCGGGACATGAACAAGGACCTGTCCTCTGACGAACAAATATGGTTCCGCTTTGGCGTCAATCTTGGCGAAGTTCTTGTCCACGGCGATGAAGTCTCAGGTGAAAGCATCAACATCGCGGCCCGCATCGAGGCATTTTCAAATCCCGGACGGATCTGCATATCCGGCGCGGCCTATGATCACGTCAGCAACAGCCTTGAATATGGCTATGAATATCTTGGCGGGCAGGATTTCAAAAACATTGGCAAGACCATTGACGTCTTTCAGGTGCATGAAAACCCGACCTCGGCGGCGATGACACCGGGCCTTCGGCGCGACATCGACAAATCGGTCGACTACAGGGAACGGGCAATCTCAAGCCAATCCATCGTTGTGCTTCCTTTCGGATTTCAGGGCAGCAATAGCGATGATCATTGGTTCGCAGAGGGCCTGACCGAGGACGTGACCTCCAGCCTGTCCCGGTTTCACCAGTTTTTCGTAATTTCCCGCGATTCTGCTTATATGTACCGGGATCGCGTCAAGGCACCAAAGCAGGTGGCGAGCGAGCTGGGTGTCCGCTACGTCGTCGAGGGATCGGTCAGAAAGGCCGGTTCACGGCTGCGGATTACAATTCAACTATTGGACGCGCTGCAAAACCGCACGATCTGGGGCGAACAATACAACCGGAACATAGAAGATCTGTTTGATTTGCAGGACGAGATCACGCAAGTGATCGTGTCCGCGACTGCGGCGCAGATCGAGGTGTCAGAACGCGAACGAACGCGGTTGTTGCCGCCGGCAAACCTGATGGCCTATGGATCGGTGCTCAGAGGTGAAAGGTATCTTGCCCAGTACACGCAGCAGGATGTGAAAAAAGCGGGTGAAATGTTTCTATCGGCTCTGCGCAGCGACGAAACCTATTCAAGGGCATATGCCGCGAATTCCCGCACATTCAATCTGGAATGGCGCTACGATTGGGCCGAAAATTCCGACACTGCGCTTGATGAGGCGCTGATGCTCGCGCGTCGGGCGATTGAGTTGGATCCGTCCGACGCGCGGGGGTTTGGTGAACTGGGTTTCGCGCATCTCTATCGCAAGGAGCATGACGCGGCCATCAATGCCTATGAGCGCGCTTTAAAGCTTAATCCCAATGATGCCAATGTGATGTCTGACATGGCCGACGCTTTGGCCCATTGTGGCCGATCCGAAGAGGCGATTGCCCTGTTGCAAAAGGCCATGCTGCTTAATCCGTTCTATCCGGATCAATACATCTGGCATTTGGGTGGGGCGTATTTCAATCTCAAGCGCTATGAGGAGGCAATCAAAACGATTCAGAAGATGCAGAACCCGACCGAAGGACGGCGTCTGCTTGCGGCGAGTTACGCATTTCTAGGACGTATGGACGAGGCCAGCTATGAAGCTGACCGCGTGCGCACAGCACATCCCAATTTTGTGGCCGAACGGTGGGCTGCAGTCCAACCTGACAAATACAAAGAGGATCTGCAGCACTTTCTGGATGGTCTCAAACGGGCTGGACTATAAGGCGCTAAGCGGTATGCGATGCCTGTCGGTCTAGTCGCTGGCATCGCCCCGTGCACCCGACACGCGTGCACCTGAGACACGCGCACCCGAAACGCGGGCACCTGAGACACGCGCACCTGAGACGCGTGCGCCCGATACACGGGCACCCGATACACGGGCACCTGAGACACCTGCGCCGCCATCGCCCCCGGTGTCAGGCAGCAGATTTTCAAATTTACCAGAATCGACATCCAGCCGGACCGTTTCGTCAGAGCGGTCGACAGTCCAGGCGCGAAGATCGGCATAGAATTTCTTGTCGCGCGGATTTGGGCCGGGCAGCGCAATATCATCTGCCTCTTCACCGTCACCATCGACCAGAAACAGCACCGGCGACGCCAACTCCAAGTAAATACCATCAAAAGTAAAACCATAAGCCCGCGCGAATTTCGGATCCTTACCCGCCGCTTTGTCAGCATCTGAAACGCTCACGGTCAAATCGTCGACGACACGACCAAATATAACAATTTTTGAGGACGTATGAATCGTCTCTTTCATGGCTTTTATCCTTTTTCGAGCAGAAATTGATTAATATTCAACCTAAAGTGTTGTTATTATAGCGCAAAAATCTCATCTAGTCTATTGGCACCATGGTCCGCACTGAATTTGCGTGGCTGCCTTTATCAAGCGGTTTGAGTTGCGGGCCGACTTCAACAAAGCCGATATCGCGCATGTCAAAGTTTCCTCGGATCAGCCGTTCAAATCGGCCCCCGGTATGTCTGGAATCGACTTCGACAAACAAATCAGCCACGTCAACGAAATTAAGATCGGCGTTTTTCAATTCTTTCCACGTATCGGCAAGGTAGGTCCCCAATATGTCGCGCGCATCAATCAGCGCCAATTTGAATGCCTCCGGATTAGCAGCAAAAGCCTCGTCGAACATTTCCTGCATCACGGTTGCGTACTCAGGCGTTGCCAGCAACTGATCTGACATGTCTTCAAGTTCCGGCGTAATCGCATCGTAATCCAGCAGCATTTCGTGAAAGATATCCACGAAGATATCAAAGAATGCACCGGTAAGCGGCTGCGCCAGATGGTGTTCCTTGACCCAGCCCTTGGCAAATTCACACAAACGGGAATCATTGGCGGCCACCCTGATCTGCTTGTTCTCAGACAGCTCGGCAATTCGGCTTGCCGCATTCAACGTATAAAGATTACCACGTGTCTGTTCCAGCAACAGGTCGACCAGAGAATTGAAATGCAGTGAAGAGATCAAGGCAACAAGATCAGCGGCACTTTCATGAAACCCAAAGTACTCTCCGGTTACGTTGTTGGGATCAGGGACACCCACTTCTGAATAGATGATGGCATGCCCCAATTCATGGGCGATCACATCGAAATTCAGGCTGAAGGGCGTATATCCACCATCGCTGCGATCGCCGCCCATTTCCAGGAATCCAAACCCCGAATAGGCGTTTTCCAATGACGGCAGGATGGTAAGTTCGACACGGTCATACGTGCCATCACTTTGCCAGGGAATTTCACGGCCGAAATAGCCTTCCCAGATGTCCATCACGAAC
Protein-coding sequences here:
- a CDS encoding serine protease; amino-acid sequence: MKATGFIWPEPGYVVTALHAIAGCAPGKGLVYSESAKKETLIATYLTADLEGDLALLKLEDDLGLPALMISDMQPALTDAHIVWGYPLAAEQMIGLRIEFALGLDAGATTLGRAFSSADLAKLFRNQGYPKRNTQILRVTTTIQPGHSGAPILDPKGRVVAIADGGLLGGWRGINWSVPAGVYLPDLPNSTDPFPSTISEQANLFSAMTVRDPITVALGQTTPKYRTDQDGPAHAGSVPFPVALDAYGIAEDEDLSWIIDDLIDMLPTQKSRDLLMLTGLLPAGADQPIFVPERVKFTYDPAFGSIEALSTDGSVRQVTVSYEGDDFEDALAKGSALLVDKLTALGIDARTVTVPENEIDRQLEFVNYVAPFGETDSPLATNFTVQVNGPHFSGRALHRTKTTKDMTDTDYIDYLMMDFATFDLNSLAPLENEIWDRLDPDDLQIEQNAEEPSALTLVRRIPLANVALEFVEAQDFEWKESLVGLKEQLDDPGDFDALAFDIYEDRLTGATIAVPSGLPLAWDPALGAVKTSIGDGSVELAIAVERTADLATAADRKLAKFVEQISTHAAWTDQKPTDCKLVEVPDDDLATCWGYFEGTDRTTDEFADLYLALDVRNNVLLGTSVYIVGKEEDLTKQEAITYRMMLIAAEHLTDFAAK
- a CDS encoding adenylate/guanylate cyclase domain-containing protein, which codes for MNKVKTIPRSSERKKRRLVAIVFADIANFSKMMSVDEERTTDAVRERLAIFRSEIGDFSGEMKGSAGDSAFMIFESAVDAVTFAVKMQNICRDMNKDLSSDEQIWFRFGVNLGEVLVHGDEVSGESINIAARIEAFSNPGRICISGAAYDHVSNSLEYGYEYLGGQDFKNIGKTIDVFQVHENPTSAAMTPGLRRDIDKSVDYRERAISSQSIVVLPFGFQGSNSDDHWFAEGLTEDVTSSLSRFHQFFVISRDSAYMYRDRVKAPKQVASELGVRYVVEGSVRKAGSRLRITIQLLDALQNRTIWGEQYNRNIEDLFDLQDEITQVIVSATAAQIEVSERERTRLLPPANLMAYGSVLRGERYLAQYTQQDVKKAGEMFLSALRSDETYSRAYAANSRTFNLEWRYDWAENSDTALDEALMLARRAIELDPSDARGFGELGFAHLYRKEHDAAINAYERALKLNPNDANVMSDMADALAHCGRSEEAIALLQKAMLLNPFYPDQYIWHLGGAYFNLKRYEEAIKTIQKMQNPTEGRRLLAASYAFLGRMDEASYEADRVRTAHPNFVAERWAAVQPDKYKEDLQHFLDGLKRAGL
- a CDS encoding AlpA family transcriptional regulator, whose protein sequence is MKHQNIDRLLTRSEVEERFGISKRYLELAIGRGEGPRLVRVGRSVRYRVADIEAWIEFCAVDAVKVV
- a CDS encoding pentapeptide repeat-containing protein; the protein is MKETIHTSSKIVIFGRVVDDLTVSVSDADKAAGKDPKFARAYGFTFDGIYLELASPVLFLVDGDGEEADDIALPGPNPRDKKFYADLRAWTVDRSDETVRLDVDSGKFENLLPDTGGDGGAGVSGARVSGARVSGARVSGARVSGARVSGARVSGARVSGARGDASD
- a CDS encoding GNAT family N-acetyltransferase codes for the protein MTSNEIKNFFTFRPMSLDDISTFAEWFLDFNDVAMFERNMPVPKNEDALRESWRKSLEYAAIPGAFWFVAVSADGQPAGIAGLEAVNYIHGDAIVPCFIGPQFRKKGLATAMSISLLDLAFRQLRLFRLTTFYREDNLGTRSTLLSLGFEEEGRFRGGWYTDGQRQDVVIAGLLGSEWDQRRQSVLDNLRQNHNVILKQTSWKSTGE
- a CDS encoding integrase family protein, with product MPKLTETFAKKLPHAKAGTDKYWDAEIRGLVLFVGKRSKTWYFQKDVGGQTKRILLGRFPTISAGAARQTALGFALEMGRGAGKVAQIGAPTLVAAMEVYLARPKLRSDAHKSGTRQQIELHLKDWLRLPLDEISKAMVVRRHQEMAKTPSAANHVLRSFRAIYNHARRTCDLGECPAIAIEWFEDNPDGRIINDLKDWRATIDGLDNPIHRVFYELLLFTGLRKTEALTLQWQQIQEDRIHLPMTKNGRSFDLPIFQLHHEILAPLRPLGRKWVFPSPKSVMGHITKPERLKYNPHMHRRTFATVAMEAGVLEEIVGRLLNHTPLSITGRRYVRPSLDALRPAMQMGCDELVKRTGAQW